A window from Citrus sinensis cultivar Valencia sweet orange chromosome 3, DVS_A1.0, whole genome shotgun sequence encodes these proteins:
- the LOC127900806 gene encoding protein FAR1-RELATED SEQUENCE 1-like, whose amino-acid sequence MSTTQRSESMNAFFDGYVNSKTTLKQFVEKYEKAMESKIEKEWQADARSFSQRLPFRTSFAMPYQFCHGKAKYEVIENDEKSREKTFRVIFEKDEGEIRCVCSMFEYKGILCKHAIAVLSRNRVQLLPEKYILRRWRKDVWRFSSKVKVSYDARSSSIEHQRYREECTAFYDVAEVASKNEESHKNIMGWIEKAMKDVSLNVRCDGDDTTIDGGSSSNIQDPVVSQRKSRPPSQRKQKQFKRPKQKSNNVSINTTIEDAEIHDLSSQVATTIPTQESNMAMQPQQAPPQHAFSPPYYQYWMNYGPAHHVHLQHAPQQNFEEANQGEFSTNEPSM is encoded by the exons ATGTCAACCACTCAACGTAGTGAGAGTATGAATGCTTTCTTTGATGGGTATGTTAACTCAAAGACAACTTTGAAGCAATTTGTGGAGAAATATGAGAAAGCAATGGAAAgtaaaattgagaaagaatGGCAAGCAGATGCACGAAGTTTTAGCCAACGGTTGCCATTCCGTACCAGTTTTGCCATGCCGTACCAGTTTTGCCATGGAAAAGCAA AATATGAAGTTATTGAAAACGATGAAAAGAGTAGAGAAAAGACTTTTAGAgtcatttttgaaaaagatgaaGGTGAAATTCGTTGTGTGTGCTCAATGTTTGAATACAAGGGCATTCTTTGCAAACACGCTATCGCAGTGTTGTCACGTAACCGTGTGCAATTACTGCCTGAAAAGTATATCTTACGAAGATGGAGGAAAGATGTGTGGAGGTTCTCTAGTAAAGTCAAAGTCAGTTATGATGCACGGAGTTCGAGCATTGAACATCAGCGATATAGAGAGGAATGCACTGCTTTTTATGATGTTGCTGAGGTAGCttccaaaaatgaagaaagccATAAAAACATTATGGGTTGGATTGAGAAAGCTATGAAGGATGTTTCTTTAAATGTTCGATGTGACGGCGACGATACAACCATTGATGGTGGATCCAGTAGTAACATACAAGATCCAGTGGTAAGTCAGCGTAAAAGTCGTCCACCTAGtcaaagaaagcaaaagcaatttaAGCGGCCAAAACAGAAATCGAACAACGTTTCGATAAACACAACTATAGAG GACGCGGAGATACATGATTTATCTTCTCAGGTGGCCACTACAATCCCAACACAAGAGAGCAATATGGCTatg CAACCACAACAAGCACCCCCACAACATGCATTTTCCCCCCCTTACTATCAGTATTGGATGAATTACGGTCCAGCTCATCATGTACACTTGCAACATGCACCGCAACAAAATTTCGAGGAGGCCAATCAAGGGGAGTTTTCAACTAATGAACCAAGCATGTAA
- the LOC127900807 gene encoding protein FAR1-RELATED SEQUENCE 5-like — protein MDNFEQVEEVDEVGELQDLQGADLEENNEELVVENVVAPTVGMSFDSPDEMFEYYKTYGLQEGFPVMRRSCRKGDDGSLRYVTFTCGRNGKSKAKATNVLQLQPNQKIGCNAKIGGRLDIVSGKWVIGNLILEHNHAVSPSKSRYYRCNRFISPFVKKQLEINEEAGIKMAQSFKSIVVEAGDFENVSFLERDARNHVDKVRRLRLGEGDAIAIQRFFQKMQTENDGFYFSIDLDEECRLKNVFWADPRSRAAYKDFGDVVTFDTTYLTNKYDMPFAPFVGVNHHGQSILLGCGLISHEDTETFTWLFDTWLSCMSWCPPLGIITDQDKAMKKAIQIVFPDTKHRWCLWHILKKMPEKLGRYAEYHAIRVLLLSVVYDLHTPVEFEEAWHDMLDKYDLRNNQ, from the coding sequence ATGGATAATTTCGAACAAGTGGAGGAGGTTGATGAAGTTGGGGAATTGCAGGATTTACAGGGGGCTGATTTGGAAGAAAACAATGAGGAATTGGTGGTGGAAAATGTTGTTGCGCCTACGGTTGGGATGTCTTTTGATAGTCCTGATGAAatgtttgaatattataaaacttatGGCCTACAAGAGGGGTTTCCCGTGATGCGGAGATCTTGTAGAAAAGGGGATGATGGGAGTTTGAGATACGTGACGTTTACTTGTGGGAGAAACGGCAAGTCAAAAGCCAAAGCCACTAATGTTTTGCAGCTTCAACCAAACCAAAAGATTGGATGCAATGCTAAAATTGGAGGACGTTTGGATATTGTTAGTGGAAAATGGGTAATTGGAAATTTGATCCTTGAACACAACCATGCCGTGAGTCCGAGCAAGAGTAGGTATTATCGATGCAACCGTTTCATTAGTCCTTTTGTTAAAAAGCAGcttgaaataaatgaagaagctGGAATTAAAATGGCTCAAAGTTTTAAGTCGATTGTTGTCGAGGCTGGTGACTTTGAAAATGTGTCATTTTTAGAAAGAGATGCTAGAAATCATGTTGACAAAGTGAGGCGATTAAGACTCGGAGAAGGGGATGCTATTGCAATTCAGAggttttttcagaaaatgcaAACAGAAAATGATGGGTTTTACTTCAGTATTGACCTAGATGAGGAGTGTCggttaaaaaatgtattttgggCAGATCCAAGGAGCAGGGCAGCCTATAAGGACTTTGGGGATGTTGTCACATTTGATACCACATACCTAACAAACAAGTATGACATGCCATTTGCTCCTTTTGTAGGAGTTAATCATCATGGTCAATCAATTTTGTTAGGATGTGGGTTGATTTCGCATGAGGACACGGAAACATTTACGTGGTTATTTGACACATGGCTATCATGTATGTCTTGGTGTCCTCCCCTTGGAATCATTACAGATCAAGATAAAGCGATGAAAAAGGCAATTCAGATTGTTTTTCCAGACACTAAGCATCGATGGTGTTTGTGGCATATATTGAAAAAGATGCCTGAGAAGTTGGGAAGGTATGCAGAATATCATGCCATTAgagttttattactttctgtTGTTTATGACTTACATACTCCTGTTGAATTCGAGGAAGCTTGGCATGACATGTTAGATAAATATGATCTTAGAAATAATCAGTGA